From Pararhodobacter zhoushanensis, the proteins below share one genomic window:
- the cysG gene encoding siroheme synthase CysG, whose protein sequence is MKTFPMFLQMAGRCVVIAGGGEQAAQKARLMLKTEARLRLVAYDLEPELAGLVASGRAEQVREATVEAFAGAALVFIATGDAARDTALHAMAKAAGCLVNVVDRPDLCDAVTPSIVDRDPVVVAIGTEGNAPVLGRQIKTQIEQLLEPNLGGLAALAGRMRSTVAGAVPQAQRRALWDWVFAGPVRAAHARGGEREAARMLKDAIARGQAPGETGQGHIALVGAGPGARDLLTLRAVQRLQQADVIFYDRLVDPAVMELARRDAQRIYVGKTLGAHEWPQERIDAVIIAAARQGQRVVRLKSGDPSLFGRAEEELRAAHAAGIPVEIIPGVTAASAAAASLGRAMTERGATDHLILATATARDGVAAPDIAAMARPGATLALYMAVRQLPRIRADLLAAGWPETTEVEAVASASSAQEVQCRCILGDMDRALAGLANPAIIFVRFAKDAVAVPQTPHLQVVSA, encoded by the coding sequence ATGAAGACCTTCCCCATGTTCCTGCAAATGGCTGGACGCTGTGTGGTGATCGCCGGGGGCGGTGAACAGGCGGCGCAAAAGGCGCGGCTGATGCTGAAGACCGAGGCACGGTTGCGGCTGGTGGCATATGATCTGGAGCCCGAGCTGGCGGGGCTGGTCGCCTCGGGCCGCGCCGAGCAGGTGCGCGAGGCGACGGTTGAGGCCTTCGCCGGGGCGGCGCTGGTGTTCATCGCCACGGGGGACGCCGCGCGCGACACGGCGCTGCACGCAATGGCCAAGGCGGCGGGCTGTCTGGTCAACGTGGTGGACCGGCCCGATCTGTGCGACGCGGTGACGCCCTCGATCGTGGACCGAGATCCGGTCGTGGTGGCCATCGGCACCGAGGGCAACGCCCCGGTGCTGGGCCGCCAGATCAAGACGCAGATCGAGCAGTTGCTGGAGCCCAATCTGGGCGGGCTGGCCGCGCTGGCTGGTCGGATGCGCAGCACGGTGGCCGGGGCAGTGCCGCAGGCGCAGCGGCGGGCGTTGTGGGACTGGGTGTTCGCGGGGCCAGTGCGCGCCGCCCATGCGCGCGGCGGCGAGCGCGAAGCGGCGCGGATGCTCAAGGATGCCATTGCACGGGGGCAGGCGCCCGGTGAAACGGGGCAGGGCCATATCGCGCTGGTCGGCGCGGGGCCGGGCGCGCGCGACCTGCTCACCCTGCGCGCGGTGCAGCGGTTGCAGCAGGCGGATGTGATCTTCTACGACCGGCTGGTGGACCCTGCGGTGATGGAACTCGCCCGCCGCGATGCGCAGCGGATTTACGTGGGCAAGACGCTGGGCGCGCATGAATGGCCGCAAGAGCGGATTGACGCGGTGATCATCGCCGCCGCCCGGCAGGGTCAGCGCGTGGTGCGGCTGAAATCCGGTGACCCCTCGCTCTTTGGCCGCGCCGAAGAGGAGCTGCGCGCCGCCCACGCAGCAGGCATCCCGGTCGAGATCATCCCCGGCGTTACCGCTGCCAGCGCGGCGGCGGCCAGCCTTGGCCGCGCGATGACCGAGCGGGGCGCGACGGATCACCTGATCCTTGCCACGGCGACGGCGCGCGACGGTGTCGCCGCGCCCGACATCGCCGCGATGGCCCGGCCCGGCGCGACGCTGGCGCTGTACATGGCGGTGCGGCAGCTGCCGCGCATCCGCGCCGACCTGCTGGCCGCTGGCTGGCCCGAGACGACCGAGGTGGAGGCCGTCGCCAGTGCCTCGAGCGCGCAAGAAGTGCAGTGTCGCTGCATCTTGGGCGATATGGACCGCGCGCTGGCCGGGTTGGCCAATCCGGCGATCATCTTTGTGCGCTTTGCCAAGGACGCGGTGGCGGTGCCGCAGACGCCGCACTTGCAGGTCGTCAGCGCCTGA